From Thalassophryne amazonica chromosome 5, fThaAma1.1, whole genome shotgun sequence:
actcgctcatcttttaaccacttttctgggttcaggtcgtgggggcaacagctccagcaggggaccccagacttccctttcccatgccacattaaccacctctgactggtggatctcgaggcgttcccaggccagtgcggagatataatctctccacctcatcttgggtcttccccggggtctcctcccagatggacatgcctggaacacctcccaggaggcatccttaccagatgccgaaccacctcagctagctcctttcaacgcgaaggagcagcaactccTATACAGCGActtgtactctgcatctttattttgCCTTGTTTTATGCCAAATGCAATCTTTAAGGTTAACaccctgcctccttctaccctcctcatttatctgggcatgggactggcactcagaatataCTGGCTGCACAGCCCATGTGGCTGAGAAAGCTGTGGGCAACTTAGACCCACCGATTCAGCTAAACCACATCTTTGGAAGCGGGAGgatgccagagcacccggagagaacccacacagtcCACAGAGAAAGGAACAGGTGGGAaaagatcccaggaccttcttgctgtgaggcaacggtgctacCTGCTAATCCACCGTGTCACCTCTTAGTGCTGTATAACCACTCACTATTAGTTTTGTTTTGAGAAAAAAGTTTCTTCTGCACATTTGAATCATATAATGACATTTTTGTCATCTTAACAAGCTTTACATACACTACGCGGAATTTCACttacttgttttgtgtgtgtgtgtgtgtgtgtgtgtgtgtgtgtgtgtgtgtgtgtgtgtgtgtgtgtgtgtgtgtgtgtgtgtgtgtgtgtgtgtgtgtgtgtgtgtgtgtgtgtgtgtgtgtgtgtgtgcgtgcagttGTTCAAAGGCTCTGCAGAGCACGACTCCTTATGGATAAAGGGGGAGGAGAAACTAGTTCAAATTTATTGCCCGTGTCAGCTGTGTCAAATTTGGCAAGCTCAAATGGTCACCTTGCAAATGGCCGGGCGATACCTCAGGGTCAGCGCTCTTTGTAACCGACACAACGTGGAGaacttgatttttgtttttgttcagcacATTCTGTGATGACGCTCAAGTTGAAAATAAAATTCTCCGGACTCTGAATCAGTGATTAAACAtttaaccaaaaaaacaaaaaaagaaggagAAACTAAAACCTAAAGACATAGTAGAcccataattttatatatatatatatatatctatcaatAAAAGAGTAGCCCAATTCTATCTTCAGGTGAACTTCAATGATGAGGAGAAAGATGTTCAATCCTCCaggttcttcttttttttttttttcttttttaagtgtttttttttttcctcttgttcTTCGTAAAGTTGGACCACCTACTTTCTGAGAGCTCGCCTCCCTTTTTGCAGGGTCAGAAGAGTGACCAGTTGCTCTTTATGGCAGAGATTTTACGATGTGGTTAGAGCTGTTTGGAGACCACCAGCTCTCCTCACTTCACAGCTGGAGCAGAAAATAGTTTTCAGCTTTGCAGATGACAAACTCTTCTCACGTGCACGTACTGTGCACAGATATGCCAGTTCTGAGATTTTATTGATCATGTGATCGCCACATTCGTTTGTAGACTGATGAAACATTTGTTCTCCAGTCACACTTCAACCACTGACGGTTGATAACAATCTGCTGACTTTCTGCTTGTTTGTGACTAAAGTCAAagatttttaatgacattttgtggaaAGTTAGTCCTTGGTTATGAGAATAGGTGATGGCAATTTGAGGCTTATCCAGATCAAAATGTTAgtattttaaatggtaaatgcatttatatggcacttttccatcCGATACAGATACTCAAAACTTTACAGTGACTTTacagtaatggtgtttttgactatgtgtgATATCTTCATGATACTTCTGTGTAACTTCATTATGAAGATACTCTGCTGTCCTCGATATATCCTTCAATGCTTCTTCAAAAGGACCCAGCTGAGATGTTTTGGGcatgtggtgaggatgccccctggtcatctccctggggaggtcttccaggcatatgCAACTGGGAAGAGGGTCTGCAGACCCTGGAGGGATTGTATGGGATgaactgcttggtctgctgccaccatgacccagacctggataaatggtagaaaataaatgaaaagatatgtgttagatCATTATCTCGGCTTCTTGGTTGTTAagatatacaaaataaaaacgTGTTTTTACCATGTGTTCATTAACCTTGAGCTTTGACATTTCACCAAACTACTGCAAAATCTCACCTCCTCTAAATGTCTAACCAAGTCATTTTCCCACCAAGGTTCTACGAAATCTGTtcagttgtttttgagttatcttgtccacagacacgcATGTAACTCGCAGCgtaatgatgcttcacattcatccattcacaccctGTCACATGCTCAACACTTTGAGGAAGCCAAAGCTCTACAAATTGCTTCTGGGActttactgattttccagtctgcCCACCGCTTGAAACACGAGATCATCACCAACAGAATTTGTTGTTTTCCCTCAACCGGTGGCCTGTCGGGGATTTTTTGCCTGTTGATTCTCACCTggtagttttatgtggtgagtgaactgaaatgatcagaatgtgtccaaataacatcattttcttCTGTTTCCAAGTGAGAAACAGAAGAAAACACCAACATCAAAGACGTGTGATCGTCACCTTCGGCCTGTAAGGACTCGAACTTCTTTTAAGTATGAAATTCTGCAGAAAAGCAGATTTTCATCTTATTGCTTTGACAAAGTTTTTGCTGAATTCGGGAGACTTACAGTCAATTAAAACAGTCAATTAAAACAGGATAATTTGACTAAATCAAGTGAAGTCTGAAATTCAAAAaccagatgttgtattgaaaagatgCCTACACTGAACAGAGTCAGCTTAGGCAGCACTGGGATCTTGAAACAAAACGTTACATGTACCGTTGTGAGTAAGAGCCTCGACATTAAGGTTAGCCTGCATTTTAAGCCTGCACTCAGCTGACCCCCAGGTGGGCAGGCCGTGCCCTACTGCgtggatcagtggagctatgtgatttggtgaaaagtgttgcatttgacattgtgTGTGGTGACGTGATCACGTTGTTATATCTGAGCGGTATTTGaagtctgtgtttgtgttttgaagtcTGTCTTGTCAGTCTCTGAATCTTTGagttcactcaccacataaaattacCGGGAGGGGATCAACAGGCACAAAATCCCCTGCAGGCTGAAGGTGATGATCACACGCCTTTGATGTTggtgtgttttctgtttctcaCTTAGAAACAGAAGAAAATCATGTTATTTggtcacattctgatcatgtgcaactgatgtactgtcttttttttctagtgtggtttGAGTTAATTTAGTCAAGTCTGGAAACATGCACTGATGCTGTACTTTACCACATCtaccaaccacccaagcagacaactgctCCGTCCCCATCTCtcaaaaagtaaccatctatctgctgcagccaggtgacgcCTGTCTGTCCCCTTGGCCTCTTCCAGCTGTTGGGCTCCTCAGAACTCGGGCACCCGCgttctggatcatgcacagagaaacacgccacacggccaaaatgttgtagctgatgttccctcacaatgcaagtgatagtccccaaactgctcatttgacacaatgtcATTCTGGTGGTTTACCCAACGATACTGGTCCCGACTCAACTGATAAGTTCCTTTTTTagcaatttgtggaaaatatttttcttttttctctgttgGGCAGAACACTCAGGCTCAATTGCGATTCACgaacaatgttttaatatgactgaaGTCCCAAAAAAGTAAATTTAACAGATTGTCATTAGCTCTAGAGGTCTTGTTTGGCACTCTGCAGGCTAATgtaaatacacatacacacacacacatgcatcaaGCGTCTCTCAGGACTCATCACTCTTTCTGTTTGGCTTTCTAACTAAAACAATATTGGTTGTTGTCAGGACACAGGAGGACTAGCTGACAGATTGACGGGCTGACATCAGTTTAATCAGTGATTTTTAACAAGTCGATCACTGGATGTGGTCCCGTGTGACAGTTAGCCGCAGGCGGCCGTCGTCCGGTCACAAGCAGAGCAACATGCCAGAGATGCCACCTGTTGCATTTTAGCACTTCACTGATCTCCACAGGGGTCAGAGCGGACAGAGGAgcgaggagcgtggggaggtcaGGAGAAAGCTTCGTGTTACGCCGCAGGGCATGGATCCAATCCCCTCATCTGGGCCAGAACAGAACCACATCTGACTGTCCTGTTGACTGTGTGGAGATGAAACAAAGTGGTATGAGGTCCTGGAAGTGTGAGCAGTTAACAGGAGATAAAAGggagtgcggggggggggggggggtagtgtcACACCCATAAGATGCCATTAGTCTTCTTTAAATACAATGCTGCAATAATGATGGACatcacatgggggggggggggggtcacattaACACAGAGGACAGTGTCGTTTCCTTTCCGAGTTTAGCACACAGATGTGGAATGAACTTGattttttgatgattttttttttttttttttttggcttgttaTTTTGAACATTTGCATGCCTCACTTTAAGTCACCTTCCTGTGCCCACCCACAACCCAGAAGGAGCTCAGGGAGGGACTTTGGTTTTCAGCTTGTTGCTGGTGCTGCAGAGGGCTTTTGAAAAGCTGCAAGTGACCCCAGCAGACCTGCAGCCAGTGCAGCCAGGCTCTCTGCAGCAGGTCTGTGAGGACCCCAGGCTCTTATTTATCATGGATGGATGTGGATCTGCACACTGGATCAGGACTTTCTTCAAGGACTGATTAGAGGCGCTTTAGTGTGGATGGACAGCTCCAGTGGATTTACCTGCAAGAGAATGTATGGAATAAACCAGCGCTGTGTGTACATGTAAGACCTCTCACATGGTCGGAAATCACTCTAAGACCACTCAAATGCTTTAAATAACTTCATTTTAATGTGACTCCTGCAGATCATTTCAGTTTTTCGTGCTGTGGTGCAATGCTCAGGTAAGCGCACTTTATTCATATTTGAAGGACATTTGTGCATAGAGGGGAAATTTACTTTCTTGCCAAACGTTTCGGTTAATtggctctttatttatttatttttatttttttaaatcccaGATTAGGAAGAAAATGATATTTCATTTTTCCCTTTGCATAAAAAAGGGGGAGAATCACGCGTCTCCTAATTTTAAGCAGTATGTGAGGACGCAGGGCGCAGCCACGGACCAGCTGAGCCGCAGGCAGGTTCGGGTTTACCAGCTGTACAGCCGAACCAGCGGGAAGCACGTCCAGATCACCGGCAAGAGGGTCACAGCCACGGCCGAGGATGGAAACGTGTACGGTAAGAAACGCGCTTTTTTACGCACATCTGCAGACAGACCAGCGGATGCTGCGCGCGCGCGCGCTCTCTCCAAATTTATTCATTTGCAAAATCATAAATGATCTCAGAACACATTTCAGCTGTCATTATCCTCCTGTGGGGCAGGAAGAAAGGTTAACTTGGCAGTCTGAAAACTGTCAGATTGTCActgtaaataaatgaaattgcGGACTTGATTTAGTCAAATTATCCTGCTTTAATTGTGTCTCACGAATTCAACAAAAACTTTGCAAAGCAACAAGATGAGATTTAATAACAAGATTTCCGCAGAATTTCATACTTAAAAGAAGTTCGAGTCCTTACTgcactgtaacaaataaaataaaattaaatacaattaaAATTAAATCACAGGCTACTTGATCAAACTGATTAAATCACAGGCTACTGCATCAAGATGCAGGTATAGAACATTTGTTTCACacctaaaatatataaatatacatcAAACTGAGTAACACTGTAAAAATGTTTTGTTCCACTTGACCAAGTAAAAGCAACGTTTtcttttctaaaaaaaattgtGTAGTGATGACTCAAACTTGACACTTTCCTGGGGGAAACTAATTCATTATTCATTAATCATTACTGACATTTTTTTGCatgaatattgaaaaaaaaaatctatattaaaaGTGATTTGCTAACAAACAGTTGCAGCCCGTTTAATCCTTTGGTGACTTCAACAGCTTCTTCATGAAAACACTGCAAAGCCTATAACTAGTTTTCTCAATTCAGTTTGATGAAGCtaattactttaaaccagttattcAAGTATTTAGAATGATTTTATTCATAATTTAATACTTTTCAGTATTTTTGCATTAATTCACAATAGCTTTCAATAATCcgaaatatttaatatttaaaagaGAGCGTGAGAGAGAGTTTTTTGTTACATTATTATGGAATACATTATGTATGGAATATACTGTATGTTAGCTAGTTTGGCTAATAGTAATCAAGTGCTACATCCACCTTAGCTTACCAGCCAGGTTTGCTAAGTATTTCATATTGCacctttgttgtttttcttgcATATTTTGTTTCTATTCTCTTGTTTGCTGCACTGCTGCTTGTTTAatgtattacttaaaaaaaaaaaaactaaaaaaataacgTGTATATGGAGTGGAATCACAATGCAAACTGACCAACACTAGGCTAGGCTACATTATAAACTAGCGTGTTGTCCATGagcatccacaggctctagattgggtaatgtttataaaataggtagctgacatttttcaagagtggtaataaaatatgcaaagttcctataataagttggaatgacatgtgagtccagaatgtttttagaaccttagacctcaacagttttagaagaagaactcaacccttttatttcctgttaatttttaatgttaatttactgttttaatgtatttataaactgtttaggtTGTTGATATCATATACAcagtactactactattattattattattattattaggtctATAttgtcttttgatttttttttttaaatggaccacaatggaaataagtgttttcagtttcttgtgtcatccatgcatttttgacgtatttacaattatattatgtacttacattgaacttactaaataaaatcacacacatgcacatgcacgtacacagatgccactttgcttttaatatatactgTAGATAatttgctgccccctgctggaatggcatgcgagtccagaatgtaattattaacatccattgttcgctgttgtcagctaatatcccaatttctccaaaaataattgtcctatcaactttctgttttcactgtgttcatccttgacccaaaatacataagcacaccaaaggGTAAATGTCATCAGCTCTCCGCCAGTTTCACTGTGATCGAAACCATACGCATGCATGTACACtctattgtcaattaagtgcaaaccgATATtggagttgaaattaattaaatcaaatgaaacattattacttaaatccctaaaattaacaattgcaagtatattgaaaatatcaattacatttaaaacgtgtttcatttcttagagtgtacgcaaacacacacagaggccactaggCTATAAATATATAGATTATAATCCATTATATTGATATATTAGGGGAAAACACACCTAGCTGGCTACATTTCTTTAGATGTTATTGTACAAGCCAAATAAGCTCACAGAACTCATATCAATTGTCATGGTTGCCTCAGTTTTATTACCTTTATTGGCTAAAACCTAATAAGTTATATTTTAAGttaatttaaaatatattttgattgtgatttAATTAAATAATTGAGGAAATGTGTTTTTTAATCAAACAATAGTCAAAGTACAGCACAAAATAACGATTTCTTCATGGGATTGGATCTTGAATAGTGACGTCTTATTCAAGGGAAAATGTTTTGGATTCTATTCAAGTCAAGTCAGGTCTAGGAGCATATGCTCCCACTGGACTTTGCCTCatccaatttcaattcaatttcaatttattttcatttatatagcaccaaatcacaacagagttgcctcaaagcgcttcacacaggtaaggtctaaccttactaacccccagagcaacagtggtaaagaaaaactccctctgaggaagaaacctcaagcagaccagactcaaaggggtgaccctctgcttgggccatgatacagacataaattacagaacaattcatggatgaatatacaagaaatgctattggcacacaggacaggaggatcgccaacatgaatacaactcccatctctggatggagctgcaccttaaacagagagaaaaaaaacagaatcaggcatcagaaagacaaaaaaaaaactgtataattttccagcattaaacaacaagaaaagcaaaagaaatactaaggtgatcgccggccactagccctaaacttcactaaaagacccagaatttaggtaaagttgaggccatggcacgctccaattactaataacatgaattaaaagagtaaaaaacgtaAAACAAAACTCATCCACAACATcttagaactgccttgggtcctggatggcaaccacccgggcagacaactagtccatcTACACATCTCTGAAGCAACGATCTATTTGCTGCAGCCGGGTGAAGCataggtgtccccttggccttctccacccattgggatcctcaacactcaggcacctgtgtgctggattacGTATAGAGAAATGAGCCACATCGTCAAAATGTCAAAGGTGCCGCTTCCTCACAATGACCGTGGATTGATCCAGCAAATTTCTGGCTTCAGAACAACATTCTCTGCCACTGGTAAAGCAATGTTACCAAACAAAATAATGACATCAGCAatagttgtaaaaaaaataataagttaaaaaaaaaagtaaatatcaAAGGTGAGTGGCACAGGTTTATTCACTAACAATGTTTTAgtgtaaaaggtttttttttaattgagattTTCTTTATCTAAATGTGAATGGTTAATGAGTTTCCTTAAACAGTACGAGTTCATCTAAACTTGCACATTTTCCATTAGTTACACTTGggtggggctgaatgagattgctTCATTTGGcaaaattttaattcattttcatttatttatatagtgccaaaatcaCAATAaggtcacctcaaggtgcttcacacagggtctaaccttaccaacccagtggtaaggaaaaactccctctgaggaagaaacctcaagaagaccagactcaaaggggtgaccctctgcttgggccacgatacagacagaaattacagaacaattcataaaacgaatatacaggaaatgttggctgtgcacaggacggtttctggaacagacaccacacccatctgtggatggagccgcacctcaaacagagaaaaaaaaaaaagcagaatcaagcacaaCAAAACAGAGTGTAATTTGttaacattaagcaacaagaaaaaaaagaataaataataagGTGACTGACGGCAACACTCAAATTAAGTTTGTCTGAAGCACTTTTTAAAGTTGATTCAACAATCCCCCTTTTTTTCAGTGTCGTCTGAACTGGTTGATTTTGGGGTCCGTCGTTTTACTGCTGTGGCCTCAGAAAACAGCCGATTCCCCACCGGCGTTCTCGCGTGGCCTCCGTGAGGCGTTTTTCAGGCCTGTGTGTTAATCAGCCTCCTGCTGGATCCATGAAACCATCGTCTGGCAAATTAGTGGCTGATTAGTTCAAACCTTTGGTCTCTGTGGCCCCAATACACGACTCTGTTCAGCGCTCAGCGGCTGTAATTAAGTGTGATTGTAGTCAGAATGCATTTAGTGGAGGATGTTGATTCTACGGTTGAACTCCTTCTTTTTGTGTAACAACAGCATTTGTTTAATCTTTGCAGAGTTTTACGGACATGAAAGGATTTCCTTCAACGTGCCGTTTGAGATTTGACAGAAATGAACAAAAAGCAGAATGTTGCTCCTGTTTTACAGATTGTTAAAATGATGAAATGTGCAAAGTTCTTCATATTTGGGCATGAAAGTAAGGCTTGTGAAATAAATTTGTCTTACAGAAAGTATTTCGGGAAGGCGGAAAATTTTAGTGTATCCAGCAAATATGTGAAAAATGTTGAGGCTCTCTTGGCCTCGTCGTGTTTGTGTGTTGCCAGTTCTtaccatatatatgtgtgtgtgtgtgtgtgtgtgagtgtgtgtgtgtgtgtgtgtttgccgtGCACTGCTTTGATGGCTCTTTTGTCCCTCTGCAGCTCGTCTGTTTGTTGAAAccgacacctttggcagcagagTGAGGATAAGAGGTGCTGAAAGTGGCCGTTACCTCTGCATCAACCGGAAGGGGAAACTCGTGGGGAAGGTAAAACAACTGCAGTTCTGGATTCTCTTCCAGCAAAGCTGAAAGTAATACAGAAAAGTAATATAACAAAAGTAATATAGACAATTACAGTTAGTGCTTtgataaaatgcaataaatataacccaatgctaaaacaccctcggccatatgagtcttgtgttctttataatttgcagttgtttaattattaagatcttattgtcttaCATTGGATCTtggataggccaatctccaaccttccttttctctcaaaaattcttgaaagggtagttgtaaaacagctaactgatcatctgcagaggaatggtctatttgaagagtttcagtcaggttttagaattcatcatagtacagaaacagcattagtgaaggttacaaatgatcttcttatggcctcagacagtggactcatctctgtgcttgttctattagacctcagtgcagcttttgatactgttgaccataaacttttattacagagattagagcatgccataggtattaaaggcactgcactgcagtggtttgaatcatatttatctaatagattacaatttgttcatgtaaatggggaatcttcttcacagactaaggttaattatggagttccacaaggttctgtgctaggaccaattttattcactttatacatgtttcccttaggcagtattattagacggcattgcttaaattttcattgttacgcagatgatacccagctttatctatccatgaagccagaggacacacaccaattagctaaactgcaggattgtctttgagacataaagacatgga
This genomic window contains:
- the fgf17 gene encoding fibroblast growth factor 17, producing MDSSSGFTCKRMYGINQRCVYISFQFFVLWCNAQGENHASPNFKQYVRTQGAATDQLSRRQVRVYQLYSRTSGKHVQITGKRVTATAEDGNVYARLFVETDTFGSRVRIRGAESGRYLCINRKGKLVGKPNGRSRDCIFTEIVLENNYTAFQNAKYEGWYVAFTRKGRPIKASRTRENQREVHFIKRLHKGPPPFPNTDQSKPFEFIRFPTTCRAKPNRKPANKKD